The Streptomyces sp. NBC_00510 genomic interval GATTCCGGCGTCCGTGGTGCGGACACGTGGCGTCGGCTCACGGGGACTCTGCCCCGGCTGCGGCCGGGCGCCCGTTCCCACGGCGCCGGTCCCGCGCTCAGGGTCGGCTCGTCGACGGCGCCCACGATCAGCACCAGGTCAGCCATGACCGGCTGGGGGTCTTCTCACTGGTGGGCGTGGACGGTTTTGAACGCCGACATCCGCCTTGTAGGCCTGGTGGTCATGGTCATCGGGGGTGCGCAGGTCATACCGGCATTGGGGAGTCCCCAGCTCTCAGCGAGTCATCGCGACCGCGACGTACAACTGCGTACGTCCGCATCAGGCGGTCGATATGCAGAGCCCGGCTGACCGGTTCAGGCCTGTGCCGCGGAAGGAGCGGGAGGTGCTGGGCCTGAAGGTGCCGGGGGTGGTGTCGGTCGTCCCGCAGCAGCGGACGGCTGCGGTGGTGCCTTGCGCCTTGGAGCGGGCTGAGGTGATGCCCGCCGCGGTGATGCCAGAGGCGTCCGTGCTGCCGGGCCACGCCGCGTCGGTCGGCTCCTCCTCCGGCGCCGAAGGTGAGCCCGGGCGCGCCGTGTCCTGGCGGGCCGACTACCGCTGGCTCAACCACCGATACGACCGCGTCCCCTCGATGACTGGCCTTCCTCGGTCTCGCCACCGCCCTTTGCTGCTGCAAACAGCGCGTCTGGCGCTCCAGTACGAGAACGTCAACCGGCTCGGCTACGTCCGTGGCCCCGAGGGCATCGCCGTCGGACGCGGTGAGCAGCTCAGCTGAGGGCCGCCGGAATTCGCCGCGCTCCCAGGGCGAGCGGGGCCGGCCCTGCCACGGCCGACTGACGGCTGCTACGCATCTTGGCATGGCCAGCGGTACTTGTGAATTAAGCTTGACGGGCTCGCACGGCCTGTCCTGCCTCGAAGGTCGGCGCACATATCAGCAGAGTCACCGGCACGGACCGGCACGCGCACCGCATCTCCGCCCGCTTCCGTACCAGCTCTTCCGGAACAATCGGACTGCTTGATCCGGCTACCGACCTACATGCCGACGGACTTGGCGCGTGGGTGTGGTTCCCGGTGGTTTCCCGGCGCACGATCGCGGTCAGGTGACCATATACACTTCGGATGTGATCATGCCAGGCATCTCGGGCGTCGACTCGCCGTCCAACTCCAGTTCACCTCGCATGCACATCCAGGTTGCACTGGCTCACGCGCAGCGCGACGAGTTGCTGAGACAGCGGTGGCGGAGACTGAACGACGCTCGTCCTTGGCACGTGCACTCGTTGCGAGTTCCGCGGCAGTACACGACAGGCCATTACCGGTGCTGGGTGGACTCCTCCGAGATCGGGGACATTGCCGTCAGCGAGCAATACGGCGACGCGGTGGAAGGCGTCATAGGCATGAAGCGGGCCACGGAGCGACGCACGGTGGTTCACATCATGCACAGTGGCGGGCTGAGCCTCACCGAAGCAGGTCGTACCGTTCAGGTCCCACCGGGCACGATGTGCGTACGGGATGCACAGGTGCCGCGGGAGTTCTCCTATCGCCCCGGCACACGGGCGCGGGTACTGCTGCTGCCCTCCGAAACACTGACCGGCACCGGACTCGACCAGCTGCCGACGCTCACGGTCATCTCCCAGAAAGCTCCCGAGGCGCGGCTGCTGCTGGGACAGCTTCATCTGATCCGCAGGATGCGGGGTGAATTGAGTCCGGCAGGCGTCCACGCCGCTCAGCAATCCGTCGTGCAGTTGCTGGCAGGCGCGCTCATGTCCCGGGGGGTGTCCGCCGACCCTGCCTTCCGCCCTTCGCTGCGCACGGCTGCCCGCAACTGCGTGGAAGCCCGGCTCCTGGACCCTCACCTGTCTCCGGCCGAGGTGGCAAGGACCCTGTCGGTCTCGGTTCGCACATTGCACCGAGCTTTCGCCGAAGTCGATGAGTCCCTGATGGCATACGTCCGGCGGCGCCGTTTGGAGCGAGCGCGCGAAGAACTCGTCGCACTGGGCGGGAGGTACACCGTATCCGCCGTAGCGGCTCGATGGCACTTCGCCGATGTAAGCCACTTCAGCCGGGCCTTCAAGCGGCAGTTCGGCGAGACACCGAGCTCGCTCGTTCACTGATGCCGCGAAGGAGCGGGAGCTTCCCGCTCCGGGCCGCGAGCGGACGATTCCCGGTCCACAACCGGGCTTTCGTCCACGGGTGGACCTTACCTCGCCGGCCGTCGCTGCTCGCCTCGATGCAGGATCGACGGCTCTCAGCGGCGCGCCGCCGCGTCCTGCCGAATGGGCCTTCGGCAGGACGCGGCTCGGCGTGCCTTCCACGGCAAGCCGTGGCGGTGGGCGGGCTCTAGTGAGCGGACACCGGGGTGGTGACGTTGCTGAAGTTGTTGGCTCCGGCGGCGTTGGCCGCCGTGACCGGGCCGTGCGTCCAGATGCCGAGGACGTTGTTGGAGATCGTATTTCCGGTGATCTGGATGGACATCGGCTCCACGGTGCTCACAAGCAGGCCCGTCGTCTGCAGATCGTGCGTGGTGCCCGTGTAGGTGTCCCCCACGACGTTGTTGGTGCCGATCTGGTTGTTGCTGACGACGTTGCCGCCCAGGTCCAGGCCGGACGCGCCACCGTGCACAGCCACAGCCGCCCAGCCGTTGCCGGTCACGACGTTGGTCTGCACGGTGTTGCCGTAGACCGCGCCGCCGGCCACGGCCGACGCGATAGTGATCCCGCCGCCGCCCGCCTCAAGTCCGTTGTCGAACACGTTGTTGCTGGTGATGCTGTTGCCGAAGACGCCACCGGCACTGGGGGCGCGCACGCCTCCAGGAGCCGCCGCCCCGTTGCGGGAGACCAGGGTGAAGCCGGAGCCCAGGGCGTTGCCGTGTACAGAGTTCCCGCTGAAGGTGCTGCCCGAGGCGGGACCTGTCTCGTCGCTGATGACGATCCCGGAGCTGTTGCCGCTGACGGTGCTTGCCAGCACGGTGGCGTTGGAACTGCCGAGCAGGTGGATGCCTCCGCCGCAGTCACCGGGCTTGTCCTGCGTCGGCCGGCACGGAGCGTATGAGTTGGCGACGGTGTTCGGGCCCGTACCGGTGTTGTTGCCCGTGACGATGGTGTTCGCGATGGTCGCGTTCTTTACGCTGTTGACCAGGATGCCCTCGCCGACGGCGTTCTTCACCGTGAACCCGGTCACCGTGACGTCGGGCGCGCTGATCTCGATGCCGTTGATGAGGTCGGTAGCGTCGATGGTGACGTTCGAACGGGCTTCGAGAGCCAGCGGCTTGGACACCGCGATGTCCTCGTGGAACGTGCCGTTGCAGACGACGACTCGACCACCGCCGGCCACTGCCTTGACAGCCGCGTTGATCGAGCTGAAGGCGGGAGTGCTGCAACTGGTGTCGGCCGCGGAGGGAACGGCGGTCGGCGAGACGTAGACGGTCTGCGGAAGGGTCTGCGGAAGGGAGAACGCGTAGAGCTTGTTGTTGTCACCCTTGGTCGGGAAGAACGGGCCCAGGTTCTGGGTGTGGTACCCGGAGCCCCAGTACACCGAGCCGTCCACGATCGACGCGCCGCCGAGGACCGCGCCCCCGCTGGGGAAGCCCCACTTGACGGCGCCGGTCGCGGCGTCCAGGGCGTACATGTTGTTGCCGGTGGGGTTCGTGGATCCGCCGTAGACGATGCCGTTCGCGCTGGACACGAAGGACATGGGGGACGCCGAGCCGGGCGTCGCGGTCTCCCACAGGATGTTCCCGGTGGCCGGGTCGAGGGCCGCCCAGAATCCGCCCGTGGTGGTCGACTTCTGCCCGGTCGCGGACGTGAGCGTCACGGGCAGGTGGTTGGTGTTGGTGTTGGCGACGTAGATGCGCTTGCCGTCGGCCGCCGAGCCCCACTGCAGGCCACCGAGGTTGCCGCCGGGGCCGACCGCCGTGGCCCAGACGATCTTTCCGGTGGCCGGGTCGAGCGTCCAGTAGACGCCGCTCTTCTGGCCGATACCGAGCAGGTCGGTGGTCTTGCCGTCGACGGTGGTGGTGAAGAGGTTGGGACCAGCGCCGAAGTCGAAGTCGTCACCGAACCGCTGGCCGACGGTCCAGGTGTCGGCGGTCAGGGTCTTGGTGCCCCAGACGATCTCGCCGGTGTGCATGTCGAAGGCGACGATGGAGTCCTGGTAGTTGTCGGCCGCCCCGGGATCGCAGTCGGTCTCGTCGGGCGAGGTGCATACGCCGGGCGGCACTGTGTAGTTGTTCCCCGTTCCGACGTACACCAGCCCCGTCTTCTCGTCGACCACCGGGTTGCTGCCCCACACAGCGCCGCCGGTGTAGCCCTCGGGAACGACGTAGGTCTTCCACAGCTTCTTGCCGGTGACGGCGTCCAGGGCGACAACGCTGCCGCGGAACGTGTACGGCGGGGCGAACTTCTCGGCCTTGGACGACACGCCGACGTACACGACACCGTCGGCGATGACGGGCGACGACGTCACGATGGCGGCCGGGTCGGCATCGATCTGGGTCTTCCAGAGCCTGGTGCCGGTCAGGGCGTCGATCCCGAAGAGGAACGCGCCGTCCGTGCTGTCGCTGCGCTGCTCGCCCGACCCGGTGACGATCTCGCCGTTCCAGTACGCGGGGCTGAGCCGCGAGATGTCGCCGGCGATCCCGGTGTACTCGCTGATCTGGTGGCTCCAGATCTTCTGACCGGTCGTCGCCTGCACCTTGTACAGGTTGCCTGCCCAGTCCGGCGCGTACACGTAGCCGTCCACCACGGTCGGCGTGGCCGAAACGCTGTCTCCTGTGGTGAAGGTCCACTTCGTCTTCAGGTTGGCCACGTTGTCCGTGCCGATGGTGCGCTCGGCGGCCGCGTTGTGCGTGTCGCCGAGGTCGCCACCCGCGTACGGCCAGTCGGACGCGGATGCCGTCGACGCGACCGGGGCCGCGACGGTCGCGGACGGTGCGGCCGTCGCCGCCACGGCGTTGGCGGGCAGGGACGCCATGAGTCCGGCCATGGCCAGCCCAACCACGCCAGCACGCACCCGCCTTCGCCTTGCGCGGGCGGGTATGCGGGGTATGGACATGAAGGAGCACCTCCCGATGCTTGCTGATCTTGCGATCGAGAGCATAGGGACGCCCTGCCAGGGCGGCGGGCCGCCTTTGGCGTGCGACGTGCAGCCTCGGCGGATGGGAACTGAGATCAGCGCGGCTCCGTTTTTGGGGGCTCTCGATAATGGTTCGCAGGCGTGGGGCGAGGATTCCTGTGCAGCTTCCGTGAGGCTTGGGATGTCCCGGAGCTGTGGACCGGGGCCTCATGAGGATTGCCCCGAACGGAAAACGCGGAAGCGAGTCCAGCGAGGTCATTTCCGAGGGCCGCCTGATCATTTTCTGAGTCCGGGGACACTCCGCCGCCGGGTAGAAGCATCGCGACCAGCACGATCGCCCCCGACTGGGAACTGTCCGGCGTGCGAGTGGCGCCACCCCAAGGGTCCGAACGATGCCGCCGACGAGGTCTTTCACTCATCGGCACCCCCAAGAGGGTGTTGCGGATTATCTGCCCGACTCAGGAGGTAGCCCGGCAGGACAGCGCTCGCTACGCCAAATTCCGCCACAGCCGCACATTCCTTCACTCGGCCATGACTCACCCTCCCCCCGACGAAGTTCTGGCCCAGTTTGGGAATCGGCACATCACGCCTGACGTCGCTGGACGGCGCATTCGCAGAAAGGGTGAGGCCCTTCAGTCGCAGGTCGCGATCCAATGCGCGGTCGACGCTCGGGGCGGCATCCACGCTTGGGTGGCCTCCCGGCGAGCGTGGCACGGAAGTTCATGTGCTTGACACTGGCCTTCCAGCGCTCCAGCCGCAGTGCGTGATCTTCATGCCTGGATGGCGTGCCGTGGGCAGCGGGCGGCCCGGGATCGGGCACGGTGGCGGCACCGCCAAGTGGAACAGCCGCGATTCCCCACCGTCCGGCCTGGTCCGCGCGATGCCGCGGGGCATCTTTTGTCCTGCCGTGCTCGTGAGAGCGACGACGCCCGTGTTCCGTGCGGAGAGCTCCGAGAGGTTCGGCCCAGGTGCCCGCCGGTGGCTGGCAGTGGCTGCCAGGGTCGCCGCGGTGCTGCAGGACGCCTGGCAGCGCCTCGCCGACCAGCAGGCAGCCGTCATTGCGGCGATCGGCGACAACGCCCGGTCCCGGGAGGTCGCCGCCCGTCTCGCCCAGTTCCAGGCCGCCATCACCGACTTCCAGCAGTGTGTCGACAGCGAAGCGCGGGCGTTCGTGTCCGTGCAGCTGCCGCACCTGTACGAGGAAGGGGCCCGGGCCGCGGCGCGCGCGGTCGGCGGGCACTTCTCGTGGACGCTCATCCACCGCGAGGCCCTTCAGTCGCTGGCCTCCGACTCCTACGCCGACTTCCTGCGCCGCTCGCAGCAGGAGCAGCGCATGGCCGGCGCGTTCTACCGGGCCGTGCGGGACGCCGCACGGCGCGAGGTGCCGCTGCTGGCCGCCGGCCAGACCACGGCCCTGCCGGCCGCGAAGGCCTTGGCTGACCGCCTGGCCGCCGAGCACCAGCTGACGACCGTGATCTACCGCAACGGGGCGCGGATGCCGGTGCAGGCGTGGGCGGAGGCGGCGAGCTCGGTGGCCTACAACGCGGCACCCTGAACCGAGCCCGCGAGGCCGGCGTGCAGTGGATGCAGGTCTTCGACGGCGCCGGGTGCGGCTGGACCAGCCACAAGGACCCCGACAAGGCCACAGGCACGCTCCGCACGATCGAGGACTCGGCAGCGTGGCCGATCTCCCACTCGCGCCGCACCAGGGCATTCGGGCCCCGGCCGGGCCACGTGCCCGCGGCGTAGCCCGGCCGCTGTCAGTGCCCTCGGTTACCATCCGCGCCATGAACGTTCCCGAATCACTCGCTGACCTGCGGCGGCAATACGACACAGCGCGAAAGGCAATCGAAGCTCACCGCCGGGCGACGAAGACTGCTGTACTGGAGTGGTCGGAGGAGCAGCGAGCCGAGAGCGCCGCGCCGCGCTGCAGGCCAAGTGGGAGGAGGTCGCGGCCGAGTTCCGGGCCGCTATCGAGGAGTCGGGCCTTCAGGCGGAGCACGGCTCGTACGAGCTGGGCAGGGCCATCCGTAAGGCGGCGTACGGCGAGGACTACGCCGGGGAGTGAGCCGGCGGCCATGGCCCCGTCCCGTTCGGCGGCTGGGTCCCATGGCCATGAGGGCCCGGTGGGTCTCCTGCGGGCCGCAACTAGCCTGCTCAGCCCACCCGAAAGGCCAACCCGGGCATCACCTCAAGTGCCGCCCTCTGGGGGAGGCTCGGTCGCGTCGAAGAGCGGACACGTCGTTCTGCCAGCCCGCCGAGAAAACCCGTTGCGAGTGACCCGCATCGGATGTCTGATTGATCGGCCACCGATCAGGGGAGCAAACATGAGTATGTCGCTGCCCACCCCCTCATTGCACACCGCTCGCCTTCGACTGCGTGCCTTCGAAGACGCGGATGCGAACGACCTCTTCGCACTGCACAGCAGCGCCTACGTGCTGCGTTACTGGGACGCGCCACCGTGGAGCGAACGCGTGCGCGCCGAGAAGTTCATCTCGGCTTGCCGGCAGATGGAACAGGATGGCAGCGGGGCGCGGCTGGCCGTAGATCGTGTCTCCGACGGGGCGTTCATCGGCTGGTGCAGCCTAAACAGGTGGAATCCGGACTACCGCAGCGCGTCGCTTGGCTATTGCTTCGACGATGCAGCGTGGGGCCACGGCTACGCGACCGAGGCCGCGCGCACTTTGCTGCGGTGGGCATTCGACACGCTGGACCTAAATCGCGTCCAAGCTGAGACCGATACGCGCAACGTGGCATCTGCCCGCGTGCTCGAGAAGCTCGGCTTCGTGCGGGAAGGTACGTTGCGGGAAGACTGCGTCGTCAACGGCGAGGTCTCTGACTCGTGGGTCTACGGCCTGATCAGGCGGGAGTGGCGGCCGTCGTCTGAGCCGGTTCCCGCCGTCCGGGCATATAGAGGACTTCTTGGCCATGGTTAATCAGCAGGGCCAGCAACAGCGCGGGTTCTCCGCCGGTCATGTCGATGGCCCAGGTGACCCTGTCTCTATGCGCCGCCACCGACGCGATCACCCATCCTCGGGATGCCGTTCGAACCGCAGTCGCCCCGCACGGTTCATCAACAGCTTCTCAGCTTGACGTTTAACCTCGCAGGTCACTCGACCTGCTGATCTACGGTTTTCCCGTCACAGTGAGGGCGGCGGCCGTTCTCCACCCTTCGAGATGTCGAGTCACGAAGCACGAGAGAACGGCCGCTGCCCATGAGTCTCCCTGTCGATGCGCCCGCAGGCGAGGCGTTGGACGTGTTGTCCCGCTTTCGGGTCGAGTTCTACGACTGCTTGTACGCCTGTGGGGACACGCTCTTCGAGCTCACGGACGCGGTGCTGT includes:
- a CDS encoding PQQ-binding-like beta-propeller repeat protein, which gives rise to MAGLMASLPANAVAATAAPSATVAAPVASTASASDWPYAGGDLGDTHNAAAERTIGTDNVANLKTKWTFTTGDSVSATPTVVDGYVYAPDWAGNLYKVQATTGQKIWSHQISEYTGIAGDISRLSPAYWNGEIVTGSGEQRSDSTDGAFLFGIDALTGTRLWKTQIDADPAAIVTSSPVIADGVVYVGVSSKAEKFAPPYTFRGSVVALDAVTGKKLWKTYVVPEGYTGGAVWGSNPVVDEKTGLVYVGTGNNYTVPPGVCTSPDETDCDPGAADNYQDSIVAFDMHTGEIVWGTKTLTADTWTVGQRFGDDFDFGAGPNLFTTTVDGKTTDLLGIGQKSGVYWTLDPATGKIVWATAVGPGGNLGGLQWGSAADGKRIYVANTNTNHLPVTLTSATGQKSTTTGGFWAALDPATGNILWETATPGSASPMSFVSSANGIVYGGSTNPTGNNMYALDAATGAVKWGFPSGGAVLGGASIVDGSVYWGSGYHTQNLGPFFPTKGDNNKLYAFSLPQTLPQTVYVSPTAVPSAADTSCSTPAFSSINAAVKAVAGGGRVVVCNGTFHEDIAVSKPLALEARSNVTIDATDLINGIEISAPDVTVTGFTVKNAVGEGILVNSVKNATIANTIVTGNNTGTGPNTVANSYAPCRPTQDKPGDCGGGIHLLGSSNATVLASTVSGNSSGIVISDETGPASGSTFSGNSVHGNALGSGFTLVSRNGAAAPGGVRAPSAGGVFGNSITSNNVFDNGLEAGGGGITIASAVAGGAVYGNTVQTNVVTGNGWAAVAVHGGASGLDLGGNVVSNNQIGTNNVVGDTYTGTTHDLQTTGLLVSTVEPMSIQITGNTISNNVLGIWTHGPVTAANAAGANNFSNVTTPVSAH
- a CDS encoding GNAT family N-acetyltransferase — encoded protein: MSLPTPSLHTARLRLRAFEDADANDLFALHSSAYVLRYWDAPPWSERVRAEKFISACRQMEQDGSGARLAVDRVSDGAFIGWCSLNRWNPDYRSASLGYCFDDAAWGHGYATEAARTLLRWAFDTLDLNRVQAETDTRNVASARVLEKLGFVREGTLREDCVVNGEVSDSWVYGLIRREWRPSSEPVPAVRAYRGLLGHG
- a CDS encoding helix-turn-helix domain-containing protein, which produces MHIQVALAHAQRDELLRQRWRRLNDARPWHVHSLRVPRQYTTGHYRCWVDSSEIGDIAVSEQYGDAVEGVIGMKRATERRTVVHIMHSGGLSLTEAGRTVQVPPGTMCVRDAQVPREFSYRPGTRARVLLLPSETLTGTGLDQLPTLTVISQKAPEARLLLGQLHLIRRMRGELSPAGVHAAQQSVVQLLAGALMSRGVSADPAFRPSLRTAARNCVEARLLDPHLSPAEVARTLSVSVRTLHRAFAEVDESLMAYVRRRRLERAREELVALGGRYTVSAVAARWHFADVSHFSRAFKRQFGETPSSLVH